Proteins found in one Brachyspira murdochii DSM 12563 genomic segment:
- a CDS encoding SAM-dependent methyltransferase yields MLTVYIAARDIGNYKDNTERLKEVLIESDIILAESFREATTLFKALNIKKEKDRLIEFSEHTKKSKDIDDIITKIINCKTVTLISDCGTPVLEDPGRLLLEYCYSHNIKVRPIAGVSSVTAAIMCLPFNFKEFYYAGLLPRDEREREKKLMYLKKLNVPIIILDTPYRLNKVLNAVKKVYSKEKEAALCLDITTDNEEIVIDSINNICTKYQDNKKREFVLVIS; encoded by the coding sequence ATGCTTACAGTTTATATAGCAGCAAGAGATATAGGAAATTATAAAGATAATACAGAAAGACTAAAAGAAGTATTAATAGAAAGTGATATTATATTAGCAGAAAGTTTCAGAGAAGCCACTACACTTTTTAAAGCATTGAACATAAAAAAAGAAAAAGATAGATTAATAGAGTTCAGCGAGCATACAAAAAAGTCTAAGGACATTGATGATATTATAACCAAAATTATAAACTGCAAAACTGTTACTCTCATAAGCGACTGCGGAACACCAGTTTTAGAAGATCCGGGAAGACTGCTTCTTGAATACTGCTACTCTCATAATATAAAAGTACGTCCTATAGCAGGGGTTAGCAGTGTTACAGCGGCTATTATGTGCCTGCCTTTTAATTTTAAAGAGTTTTACTATGCTGGGCTTTTACCTCGTGATGAGAGAGAAAGAGAAAAAAAATTAATGTATTTAAAAAAATTAAATGTTCCTATTATTATTTTAGATACGCCGTACAGACTCAATAAAGTTTTGAATGCTGTAAAAAAAGTTTATTCAAAAGAAAAAGAAGCAGCATTATGTTTGGATATTACAACAGATAATGAAGAGATTGTAATAGATAGTATAAACAATATATGCACAAAATATCAGGATAATAAAAAACGTGAGTTTGTTCTTGTTATAAGCTGA
- a CDS encoding N-acetylmuramoyl-L-alanine amidase, with amino-acid sequence MYKKIIKILFLISALVLFSCNDNTSAPIRSRKIAPKISTVFKSPAYNLRIKYIILHYTALDDDLSLKVLTDPGVSAHYLITTRENDPIYKLVDDNNRAWHAGVTMFDNRLTMNDTSIGIEIVNLGFLEKVTNTQEQLRRMTKRERENLFFIPYDEYLEYNESQIQKVVYLLRNLIDKYGVKPYNILGHSDIAPYRKKDPGPKFPWKRLHDEYNLGMWYDEYDYTNFLNDNEYKKAKVLDIKEEFVKYGYTSMPTNNIWDFDSRKVLYAFQCHFRPEKIDGNIDNESYAIIRALNEKVKKINEMEERSKANNFLTNTFYNNIFISNNMVSTNWNYMFTNSLLKRN; translated from the coding sequence ATGTATAAAAAAATAATTAAGATACTTTTTTTAATATCTGCATTGGTATTATTTTCCTGCAATGATAATACTTCCGCTCCTATAAGAAGCAGAAAAATAGCTCCTAAAATATCAACTGTTTTTAAATCTCCCGCTTATAATTTGAGAATAAAATATATAATACTTCACTATACTGCATTAGATGATGATTTGTCTCTGAAAGTTTTAACCGACCCCGGAGTTTCAGCTCATTATTTAATAACAACAAGAGAAAACGATCCTATATACAAACTTGTAGATGATAATAATAGGGCTTGGCATGCTGGGGTTACTATGTTTGATAATAGACTTACTATGAATGATACTTCTATAGGCATAGAAATAGTAAATTTAGGATTTTTAGAGAAAGTTACAAATACTCAGGAACAGTTAAGAAGAATGACAAAAAGAGAAAGAGAAAATTTATTTTTTATTCCTTATGATGAGTATTTAGAGTATAATGAAAGCCAAATACAAAAGGTAGTATACCTTCTTAGAAACTTAATAGATAAATACGGGGTAAAACCTTATAATATATTAGGTCATTCGGATATAGCTCCATACAGAAAAAAAGATCCAGGTCCTAAATTCCCATGGAAAAGGCTTCATGACGAATATAATCTCGGTATGTGGTATGATGAATATGACTACACAAATTTTTTAAACGATAATGAGTATAAAAAGGCTAAAGTTTTGGATATAAAAGAAGAGTTTGTAAAATACGGTTATACTAGCATGCCTACAAATAATATATGGGATTTTGATTCAAGAAAGGTACTTTATGCTTTTCAATGCCATTTCAGACCAGAAAAAATAGACGGCAATATCGATAATGAAAGCTATGCTATTATAAGGGCTTTGAATGAAAAGGTAAAAAAGATTAATGAAATGGAAGAGCGTTCTAAAGCTAATAACTTTCTTACTAATACATTCTATAATAATATATTTATAAGCAATAATATGGTAAGCACAAATTGGAATTATATGTTTACTAACAGCTTATTAAAAAGAAATTGA
- a CDS encoding CHAT domain-containing protein translates to MAYKSYIITQNREYFLSHSIEYISLKNASVKKILKNIKKDESCINIFLYDNDKNKLYGYYEIDLKSEKNEYSDKDYTNIYITDNYKRRRGIYYKLEEKYSDFSIYEIDYKTFSKLKDRLIVLNDNISQTFFSCTIDNDIFKYQAIETYPSLYVAEYEKHFDYKAYESIYKEYLRLLKHSNSESSNIDKYIELGSYLMNMLIPEKDFREHILEGFRIVYLHLDNKSVNIPWEILSYDGKFISENIIFSYTNASNIFHHNNKINNKKLKMSIISIPSDDITYDKKEIDTILSLHDDIKNTEIDLYRKEHSYLEFIKILESYDIVHIITHGYKNGIKLSDDYILNSVGALENPPSLVFINACNMEETDNNLTKSLLSSGVGTVISGVGALADGMYIDFTHCFYSNLLHKHTRINTAQAYYFAYIEVKEFYKGFIRYRFNGVPVYV, encoded by the coding sequence ATGGCATATAAATCATACATTATAACTCAAAATAGAGAATACTTTTTATCTCATAGTATAGAATATATTTCTTTAAAAAATGCATCTGTAAAAAAGATTTTAAAAAATATAAAAAAAGATGAAAGTTGTATAAATATATTTTTATACGATAATGACAAAAATAAATTATACGGTTACTATGAAATTGATTTAAAAAGTGAAAAAAATGAATACTCAGATAAAGACTATACAAATATTTATATAACTGACAATTATAAAAGAAGACGCGGAATATATTATAAACTTGAAGAAAAATATTCTGACTTTTCTATTTATGAAATAGATTATAAAACATTTTCAAAACTTAAAGACAGATTAATAGTTTTAAATGATAATATATCACAGACATTTTTTTCATGCACTATAGATAATGATATTTTTAAATATCAGGCAATAGAAACTTATCCTTCGCTTTATGTAGCAGAATACGAAAAACATTTTGACTATAAGGCTTATGAAAGTATATATAAAGAATACTTACGTTTATTAAAACATTCAAACAGCGAAAGCAGTAATATAGATAAATATATAGAGCTTGGAAGCTATTTGATGAATATGCTTATTCCAGAAAAAGATTTCAGAGAACATATACTTGAAGGTTTTAGAATAGTTTATCTTCATCTTGATAATAAAAGCGTAAATATACCTTGGGAAATACTTTCTTATGACGGTAAATTTATATCTGAAAATATAATATTTTCTTATACAAATGCCTCAAATATATTTCATCATAATAATAAAATAAATAATAAAAAATTAAAAATGTCCATTATTTCAATACCAAGCGATGATATAACTTATGACAAAAAAGAAATAGATACTATTTTATCACTTCATGACGACATAAAAAATACTGAAATAGATTTATACAGAAAAGAGCATAGTTATTTGGAGTTTATAAAAATACTTGAAAGTTATGATATAGTACATATTATAACACATGGATATAAAAACGGCATCAAATTAAGCGATGACTATATACTAAACTCTGTAGGAGCATTAGAAAATCCTCCGTCTTTAGTTTTTATTAATGCCTGCAACATGGAAGAAACTGATAATAACCTCACAAAATCATTATTATCTTCAGGAGTAGGAACTGTAATATCTGGTGTAGGTGCTTTAGCAGACGGAATGTATATAGACTTTACACACTGTTTTTACAGCAATCTCCTTCATAAGCATACCAGAATAAATACAGCTCAGGCTTATTATTTTGCCTATATTGAGGTAAAAGAATTTTATAAAGGCTTCATACGCTACAGATTTAACGGAGTTCCTGTTTATGTATAA
- the rseP gene encoding RIP metalloprotease RseP: MSWIGAIILLSVLVFVHEMGHLLAGLAVGIKAEAFSIGFGPILFKREIKGIDFRFSLIPFGGYCKFKGEISEDGNVEEGDFLNMSPLKRIIVYFAGPFFNYLFAFLLLTILVSLPSKIDLYSPTVSVFRDGKYMHSKSGMTLAYEYGLQSGDTITAINGIKVESDNDILKTINDEAIQNAAEEIVFSINRNGEAINITIPSVEMLKALSGERVLGLYFGDDLIIKNVIADSAASEAGLMAGDKIIAINGISASNIADFRPIVMDNASQKINITIIRNGEEITREAIPRPVSSKTIGTYGSLGVEFDSTPMRVERVDGIPFPKSIPEAFKETGNYLVSYINGLKLLFTGKLSVRENLGGPVRIIQISSQVISVDIEYRLRTILSFTATISLILFLMNLLPLPVVDGGMIVFSFIELIMRRPIDRKVLTKIQAVGAAFLITLAIFITINDITQLFR; encoded by the coding sequence TTGAGTTGGATAGGTGCTATTATATTACTGAGTGTATTAGTATTTGTTCATGAGATGGGACATTTACTAGCTGGCTTAGCAGTTGGAATAAAGGCTGAGGCTTTTTCTATAGGTTTTGGTCCTATACTTTTTAAAAGAGAAATTAAAGGAATAGATTTCAGATTTTCGCTTATTCCTTTTGGAGGATACTGCAAATTTAAGGGAGAGATTTCTGAAGACGGCAATGTAGAAGAAGGTGATTTTCTTAATATGTCGCCTTTAAAAAGAATAATAGTTTATTTTGCTGGTCCTTTCTTTAATTATTTATTTGCATTTTTACTTCTTACAATATTGGTATCTTTGCCTTCAAAAATAGATTTATATTCGCCTACTGTATCAGTATTCAGAGATGGTAAATACATGCATTCAAAGTCTGGTATGACATTAGCATATGAATATGGCTTGCAAAGCGGAGATACTATTACAGCTATAAACGGCATAAAAGTAGAATCAGATAATGATATATTAAAAACTATAAATGATGAGGCTATACAAAATGCTGCTGAAGAAATAGTTTTCAGTATTAACAGAAACGGTGAAGCTATTAATATAACTATACCTTCTGTTGAAATGCTTAAGGCTTTGAGCGGAGAGAGAGTATTGGGATTATATTTCGGAGATGATCTTATAATAAAAAATGTAATTGCCGATTCTGCTGCTTCTGAGGCTGGACTTATGGCAGGAGATAAAATAATAGCTATAAACGGTATTAGTGCAAGTAATATAGCAGATTTCAGACCTATAGTGATGGATAATGCTTCTCAAAAAATCAATATAACTATAATAAGAAACGGAGAAGAGATTACAAGAGAGGCTATACCAAGACCAGTATCTTCAAAGACTATAGGTACTTACGGAAGTTTGGGAGTTGAGTTTGACAGTACTCCTATGAGAGTAGAGAGAGTTGACGGCATACCTTTTCCTAAATCAATACCTGAAGCTTTTAAAGAAACTGGTAATTATTTGGTTTCCTATATAAACGGACTTAAACTTCTTTTTACTGGTAAATTATCAGTTCGTGAAAATTTGGGCGGACCTGTAAGAATTATACAGATTTCATCACAGGTTATTTCTGTTGATATAGAATACAGACTTAGAACTATACTTTCATTTACTGCTACTATAAGTTTAATACTTTTCTTAATGAATCTTCTTCCTCTTCCAGTAGTAGACGGCGGTATGATAGTATTTTCATTTATAGAGCTTATAATGAGGCGTCCTATAGACAGAAAAGTTCTTACAAAGATACAGGCTGTAGGGGCTGCATTTTTAATAACACTTGCTATATTTATCACTATTAATGATATAACACAGCTGTTTAGATGA
- a CDS encoding DUF2314 domain-containing protein, whose amino-acid sequence MIKFYLENAFELNKEYPDTFKIPPQKEIDSLKLDDYVKLIFTEENAVPERMWVKITNINGDNFTGILDNDPYCLKSVKCGDKIVFKTENIIDTYLNS is encoded by the coding sequence ATGATTAAATTCTATTTAGAAAATGCATTTGAATTAAATAAAGAGTATCCAGACACTTTTAAAATTCCTCCTCAAAAAGAAATTGATTCTTTAAAACTTGATGATTATGTTAAATTAATTTTTACGGAAGAAAATGCTGTACCTGAGAGAATGTGGGTAAAAATTACAAATATAAATGGTGATAATTTCACAGGTATATTAGACAATGATCCTTATTGTTTGAAAAGTGTAAAATGCGGTGATAAGATAGTTTTTAAAACTGAAAATATAATTGATACATACTTAAATTCTTAA
- a CDS encoding TIGR03960 family B12-binding radical SAM protein produces MSENLKNEILELVKSEDIIKPTRYLGGEINAIIKPNMPFKFVMCFADMYEIAISNLGLSILYEVINSIEYASCERVYAVAEDFEKLLREKNIPLYTLETFSRVKDADVLGFTLQYELIYTNILQVLELSQIPIHRYERGEDVPIIAAGGPSVFNPFPLADFIDVFLFGEFDIEMKNFVDIIYNLKKNGAKRDDILKELSKLEYAYVPKYPRENVKRIFVENINEMPYVKKPLVPLVEGIQNRISVEIARGCTHSCRFCLAGITYRPVRNRTIEKIVDISMESLEATGANTLNLFSLSADDYPHIADLIEYLQTLGEHKGFSLSLPSLRIDSFDKDTANRIAQFRKTGLTFALEVGSHELREKINKEMDEEAIYNILADVQKMGWKIVKIYFMIGFTDNPDKEADEIIEALEKMIKVSKNKVKINAAINVFIPKPHTPLENTNQLTDEEAIYYIGKVRDHFRGTKVAIKYHPPRMAEIEGIISRGDEKIGNIIYKAYKKGVRFDAWVEHFNYDIWKEVIEESGYTIKELLSRKINMPWKCIDTLVSQKFFDKEYERFQNGKFTEYCFTGNCQNCGIDYKKYCHKYKKEVLNTNFTQMAEELKTLKKRDIFAVNYKVFMKFKKEGISSLLGMHDLSRVMICALKIAGASISLSKGFHPLEKVVFTPPTPFACESDAEYMEVSLTDLVDIELLKNKINNLLSHIGIEIMSAISTPTNAKNIQSLPKNTVYKIITSDDKKAFDILSNKENLKLSEERKGDYLIINKDNDLLITLLESSEKAIRVRDIKGYLLKNDISLKNIRKLELV; encoded by the coding sequence ATGAGCGAAAATTTAAAAAATGAAATACTAGAACTTGTAAAAAGTGAGGATATAATAAAACCAACTAGATATTTAGGCGGCGAGATAAATGCTATAATAAAACCAAATATGCCTTTTAAATTTGTTATGTGCTTTGCGGATATGTACGAAATAGCCATAAGCAATTTGGGGCTTTCTATACTTTATGAGGTTATTAATTCTATTGAATATGCATCATGTGAGAGAGTATACGCTGTTGCTGAAGACTTTGAAAAACTTTTAAGGGAGAAAAATATACCGCTTTATACTTTGGAGACTTTCAGCAGAGTAAAAGATGCTGATGTTTTGGGATTTACTTTGCAGTATGAGCTTATATATACAAATATACTTCAGGTGCTAGAATTAAGCCAAATACCTATACATAGATATGAGAGGGGAGAAGATGTACCTATAATAGCGGCAGGAGGACCTAGTGTATTTAATCCATTCCCATTGGCTGATTTTATAGATGTGTTTTTATTCGGCGAGTTTGATATCGAGATGAAAAACTTTGTTGATATAATTTATAATCTCAAAAAAAACGGGGCAAAAAGAGATGATATATTAAAAGAGCTTTCAAAACTTGAGTATGCCTATGTTCCTAAATACCCAAGAGAGAATGTTAAAAGAATATTTGTTGAAAATATTAATGAAATGCCGTATGTGAAGAAACCTTTAGTTCCCCTTGTAGAGGGCATACAGAACAGAATATCTGTTGAAATAGCTAGAGGCTGTACTCATAGCTGCAGATTCTGTTTAGCTGGTATTACTTACCGCCCTGTAAGAAACCGCACTATAGAAAAAATTGTTGATATATCAATGGAGTCATTAGAGGCTACTGGTGCTAATACTTTAAATTTATTTTCGCTTTCTGCTGATGATTATCCTCATATTGCTGATTTGATAGAGTATTTGCAGACTCTTGGAGAGCATAAGGGATTTTCTTTATCTCTTCCTTCACTTAGAATAGATTCATTTGATAAAGATACTGCAAATAGAATAGCTCAGTTTAGAAAGACTGGACTTACATTCGCATTAGAAGTAGGAAGCCATGAATTAAGAGAAAAAATAAATAAGGAAATGGATGAAGAAGCCATATACAATATACTTGCCGATGTTCAGAAAATGGGCTGGAAAATAGTAAAGATATATTTTATGATAGGCTTTACTGATAATCCAGATAAAGAAGCTGATGAGATAATAGAAGCACTTGAAAAGATGATTAAAGTGTCAAAAAACAAAGTAAAAATCAATGCCGCAATTAATGTATTTATACCAAAGCCTCATACGCCTTTAGAAAATACTAATCAGCTTACAGATGAAGAAGCTATTTACTATATAGGAAAGGTGAGAGATCATTTTAGAGGTACAAAGGTTGCTATAAAATATCACCCTCCAAGAATGGCAGAAATCGAAGGAATAATATCAAGAGGCGATGAAAAAATAGGTAATATTATTTACAAAGCATATAAAAAAGGTGTAAGATTCGATGCTTGGGTTGAACATTTTAATTATGATATTTGGAAGGAAGTAATAGAAGAAAGCGGATACACTATAAAAGAATTATTAAGCAGAAAAATAAATATGCCTTGGAAATGCATTGATACTCTTGTAAGTCAGAAGTTTTTTGATAAAGAATATGAGAGATTTCAAAATGGTAAGTTTACAGAATACTGTTTTACAGGAAATTGTCAGAACTGCGGCATAGACTATAAAAAATACTGCCATAAATACAAAAAAGAAGTTTTAAACACCAACTTTACTCAAATGGCTGAAGAATTAAAAACTCTAAAAAAACGAGATATATTTGCTGTAAATTATAAAGTATTTATGAAATTCAAAAAAGAGGGTATATCTTCATTACTAGGTATGCATGATTTATCGCGTGTGATGATATGTGCTTTAAAAATAGCAGGGGCTAGCATATCATTAAGCAAAGGTTTTCACCCATTAGAAAAAGTGGTATTCACTCCGCCAACTCCTTTTGCTTGTGAGAGTGATGCTGAGTATATGGAAGTGAGTTTAACTGATTTAGTAGATATAGAGTTATTAAAAAACAAAATTAATAATCTGCTTTCTCATATAGGCATAGAAATAATGAGTGCCATTTCTACTCCTACAAATGCTAAAAATATACAGTCTCTTCCAAAGAATACAGTTTATAAAATTATAACAAGCGATGATAAAAAGGCTTTTGATATACTTTCAAACAAAGAAAATCTAAAATTAAGCGAAGAGAGAAAAGGAGATTATTTAATTATAAATAAAGATAATGATTTGCTTATAACACTTTTAGAAAGCAGTGAAAAAGCTATAAGGGTACGAGATATAAAAGGCTATCTTTTGAAGAATGATATTAGCTTAAAAAATATTAGAAAATTAGAACTTGTATAG
- a CDS encoding tetratricopeptide repeat protein, with translation MEKEFYIKKAEELYKNKDYQNLFDIYKKLIEIEKNAKYYFRAGFALYMLAEYKAAIKYFEKAFDTALENKNNIHYYYFFYLGASYNNINEYKKAIKYLNLSLELSPYNHNIHRWIASSYYSLAEYKKALKYYTNALHIEGSTSENLKWIGICHYRLHNYDEAIEYLEKSLQYNEKNKKDYHTALCLGVSYYKMDKYKKAMENLLEAKEISDNNDVIYYYMGLCSFAVKDYINAIENFDKQLDILKRNNIYTICYLSICYYKLKDYKKHLKLIKKAREIQKYNYQKYSFRKCI, from the coding sequence ATGGAAAAAGAATTTTATATAAAAAAGGCTGAAGAATTATACAAAAATAAAGACTATCAAAACCTATTTGATATATATAAAAAGCTTATAGAAATAGAAAAAAATGCTAAATACTATTTCAGAGCGGGATTTGCACTTTATATGCTTGCTGAATATAAAGCTGCTATTAAGTATTTTGAAAAAGCTTTTGATACAGCATTAGAAAACAAAAACAATATTCATTATTATTATTTCTTCTATCTTGGAGCTTCATACAATAATATAAATGAATATAAAAAAGCTATTAAATACTTAAATCTCTCTTTAGAATTATCGCCTTATAATCATAACATACACAGATGGATTGCTTCATCATATTACAGCCTTGCTGAATATAAAAAGGCTCTCAAGTATTATACTAATGCCTTGCATATAGAAGGAAGTACTTCTGAAAATCTTAAATGGATAGGAATATGCCATTACAGACTTCATAACTATGATGAGGCTATAGAATATTTAGAAAAATCTCTACAATATAATGAAAAAAATAAAAAAGATTATCATACAGCATTATGTCTAGGCGTATCATACTATAAAATGGATAAATATAAAAAGGCTATGGAAAATCTATTAGAGGCAAAAGAAATATCTGATAATAATGATGTTATATATTATTATATGGGACTTTGTTCTTTTGCTGTTAAAGACTATATAAATGCTATAGAAAATTTTGATAAGCAGCTTGATATACTTAAAAGAAATAATATATATACCATATGCTACCTTTCAATATGCTATTACAAATTAAAAGATTATAAAAAGCACTTAAAACTTATAAAAAAAGCAAGAGAGATTCAAAAATATAATTATCAAAAATATTCTTTCAGAAAATGCATATAA
- a CDS encoding iron-containing alcohol dehydrogenase, producing the protein MAIIEFNIPTKITFGLDSLDCLADTIKKYGGRTVLVTDGASFNQTGLIDQIVNKLNEKFINVMVYSDVNSTSTSDAADIIANLVRYSRAESIVAVGGFKIQNTAKGAAVVVTNSGEASDYINGQPVYHKPLPIIAVPTILGSLSEIATGMCLYDKYDEVNKQNNEDSVFSSNCIIDPSLYTTVPVKYAISSALSVFALSFDIYMSNTLTSITEPLIIHAMKISMQGLKKLIADSNNIDNITTLATANMLCAASACHSSLGAIRALSIAINSVYAVNKSMVCSILLPHIMEYYITVAPDKYIVLTNVIDGIDPEMTPFEIANQASQHIKKFLLNINLPTRLNEINIDRSKFDKVAELALQYKGMDKLPRAMNFDSIMTILEQAY; encoded by the coding sequence ATGGCTATAATAGAATTTAATATACCAACAAAAATTACATTTGGACTTGATTCTCTTGATTGTCTTGCAGACACTATCAAAAAATACGGCGGCAGAACTGTATTAGTAACAGATGGTGCTTCTTTCAATCAAACAGGCTTAATAGATCAAATAGTTAATAAACTTAATGAAAAATTTATTAATGTAATGGTTTATTCTGATGTAAACTCTACAAGCACAAGCGATGCTGCTGATATCATTGCTAATTTAGTAAGATACAGCAGGGCAGAATCGATAGTTGCTGTAGGAGGCTTTAAAATACAAAATACAGCAAAAGGAGCAGCAGTTGTAGTAACTAATAGCGGAGAGGCTTCAGACTATATTAATGGTCAGCCGGTATATCATAAGCCTTTGCCTATTATAGCGGTTCCTACAATATTGGGATCTTTGTCTGAAATAGCTACTGGAATGTGCCTATATGATAAATATGATGAAGTAAATAAGCAAAACAATGAAGACAGCGTATTTTCTTCAAACTGTATAATAGACCCTTCTTTATATACTACAGTTCCAGTAAAATATGCTATAAGCAGTGCATTATCAGTATTTGCTTTGTCTTTTGATATATATATGAGCAATACTCTTACAAGCATCACAGAGCCTTTAATAATTCATGCCATGAAAATAAGTATGCAGGGGCTTAAAAAACTTATTGCCGACAGCAATAATATAGACAATATAACAACTTTAGCTACAGCAAATATGTTATGTGCCGCTTCTGCATGTCATAGCAGTTTGGGAGCTATAAGGGCATTATCTATTGCTATTAATAGTGTTTATGCTGTTAATAAATCAATGGTATGTTCTATACTTCTTCCTCATATAATGGAATATTATATTACGGTTGCACCTGATAAATATATTGTTCTTACTAATGTTATAGATGGTATAGACCCGGAAATGACTCCTTTTGAAATTGCAAATCAGGCGTCTCAGCATATAAAGAAATTTCTTCTTAATATTAATTTACCTACAAGGTTAAATGAAATTAATATAGACAGAAGTAAATTTGATAAAGTAGCAGAATTAGCATTGCAGTATAAGGGAATGGACAAACTTCCTCGTGCTATGAACTTTGATTCTATTATGACTATATTAGAGCAGGCGTATTAA